A genomic region of Trichothermofontia sichuanensis B231 contains the following coding sequences:
- a CDS encoding Uma2 family endonuclease produces MRVDPSPDLAIEVDYTHSSLNRLAIYAALGMPEVWRLDEQTLTLYRLVDRDYQVQETSIALPLWHRDDLLRFLLMSQTMGETSWVKALRQWLRERLAGA; encoded by the coding sequence TTGAGGGTTGATCCGTCCCCCGATTTGGCGATCGAGGTAGACTATACCCACAGTTCCCTTAACCGTCTCGCGATTTATGCCGCCTTGGGGATGCCAGAGGTATGGCGGTTGGATGAGCAAACCTTAACGCTGTATCGGTTGGTAGACAGGGATTACCAGGTCCAGGAAACCTCGATCGCCTTGCCCCTCTGGCACCGAGACGACCTCCTCCGATTTTTGTTAATGAGCCAAACAATGGGAGAAACCAGTTGGGTAAAAGCCTTGCGGCAATGGCTGCGGGAGAGGTTGGCAGGGGCTTAG
- a CDS encoding IS1 family transposase (programmed frameshift) — protein MAECCVKCGHPHVVKNGFVAGRQRFKCKSCHYQFTTEKLERGKPLWMKLEAVLLYISGLSLNAIAENLDVSAQAVLNWVRDFARANIEKPEPGKVVVVELDEFWHFVEFKKNRIWIWKAYDRDHGQLIDWELGNRDCETVERLLERLAQWQVTVYCTDGWQGFESLLDEHPDAYHVATKTETKAIERNNSDHRHWFARFKRKSKVVSKSLEMVDLTMALFAKFRVNGNIELLRNWRLSLLT, from the exons ATGGCAGAGTGTTGCGTCAAGTGTGGTCACCCGCATGTGGTCAAGAATGGCTTCGTAGCTGGACGCCAACGCTTCAAGTGTAAGTCCTGTCACTACCAGTTCACAACTGAGAAGCTAGAGCGAGGTAAACCCCTATGGATGAAGTTAGAAGCGGTTCTACTCTATATTAGTGGTCTGTCCCTGAATGCCATTGCTGAGAACTTGGATGTATCGGCTCAGGCGGTGTTGAACTGGGTTCGCGACTTTGCTAGGGCCAATATTGAGAAGCCGGAACCGGGCAAAGTGGTTGTCGTGGAGTTAGATGAGTTCTGGCATTTCGTCGAGT TCAAAAAAAACCGAATATGGATCTGGAAAGCGTATGACCGTGATCATGGGCAACTTATTGACTGGGAATTGGGAAATCGTGATTGTGAGACTGTAGAGAGACTGCTGGAACGCTTAGCACAGTGGCAAGTTACGGTTTACTGCACCGATGGTTGGCAGGGCTTTGAATCCCTGCTGGACGAGCATCCGGATGCTTATCATGTCGCAACTAAGACTGAAACGAAGGCGATCGAACGGAACAACTCAGATCACCGTCATTGGTTTGCTCGCTTTAAGCGGAAAAGCAAGGTTGTCTCCAAAAGTCTGGAAATGGTCGATCTGACAATGGCACTATTTGCAAAGTTTCGCGTCAATGGCAATATTGAGTTACTGCGAAATTGGAGGCTATCATTACTTACTTGA
- a CDS encoding glutamate-5-semialdehyde dehydrogenase, protein MTASPSASIPTTPVSADRADTPLALPLSTLAQQTRAAARQLAQCSTQGRNTAVLAIAEALAAAAPEILAANQADCEAAQAAGIAPALYARLKLDAAKLQAAIAGVRDVAQLPDPIGAVQIHRELDTGLVLQRRTCPLGVLGVIFEARPDAVIQIASLAIKSGNGVILKGGQEAVRSCTALVQAIQQGLAQTRVNPDTVLLLTTRAETLELLKLDRWVDLIIPRGSNSFVRFVQENTRIPVLGHADGICHLYVDAEADLEQAVAITLDAKVQYPAACNAIETLLVHSAIAPAFLPLVVPALQERGVEVRVDPLSRECLTSLSLAQPLVAATEADWATEYSDLILAVRVVPDLAAAIEHINTYGSRHTEAIVTRNAQTAEDFMAQVDAAGVFHNCSTRFADGFRYGFGAEVGISTQKLPPRGPVGLEGLVTYKYQLVGEGHLCATYVGPNARPFSHRDR, encoded by the coding sequence ATGACTGCTTCGCCTTCTGCTTCTATCCCAACCACGCCCGTGTCTGCCGATCGCGCCGATACGCCGCTCGCGCTGCCCCTGTCAACCTTGGCCCAACAAACCCGCGCTGCCGCCCGTCAGTTGGCCCAATGCTCAACCCAGGGACGCAATACTGCGGTTCTGGCAATTGCTGAGGCCCTAGCCGCAGCGGCTCCGGAAATTTTGGCCGCCAACCAGGCCGATTGTGAAGCTGCCCAAGCCGCAGGCATTGCCCCCGCCCTCTATGCCCGCTTGAAGTTGGATGCGGCTAAGCTGCAAGCCGCGATCGCCGGGGTACGGGATGTGGCCCAGTTGCCGGACCCGATCGGCGCGGTACAAATTCATCGGGAACTCGATACCGGGCTGGTGCTGCAACGACGAACCTGTCCCCTGGGCGTTCTGGGCGTGATTTTTGAGGCCCGCCCTGATGCCGTGATCCAGATTGCCTCCCTGGCGATTAAGTCGGGGAATGGGGTCATCCTCAAGGGAGGGCAAGAGGCCGTGCGCTCCTGTACCGCCTTAGTGCAGGCAATCCAACAGGGCTTGGCCCAAACCCGTGTCAATCCCGATACGGTGCTGCTGCTGACCACCCGTGCCGAAACTCTGGAACTGCTCAAGCTCGATCGCTGGGTGGATCTGATTATTCCCCGCGGCTCCAATAGCTTTGTCCGATTTGTGCAGGAGAATACCCGGATTCCCGTCTTGGGCCATGCCGACGGGATTTGTCATCTCTATGTCGATGCAGAAGCCGATCTCGAACAAGCCGTAGCGATCACCCTCGATGCCAAGGTGCAGTATCCCGCTGCCTGCAATGCGATCGAGACTTTACTGGTCCATAGCGCAATCGCACCAGCGTTTCTGCCCTTGGTCGTGCCGGCCCTCCAGGAGCGGGGCGTTGAGGTGCGGGTCGATCCCTTGAGTCGGGAATGCTTGACCTCGCTGTCCCTGGCCCAACCCCTGGTAGCCGCCACTGAAGCAGATTGGGCAACCGAATACAGCGACTTGATCCTGGCCGTGAGAGTGGTTCCTGATCTAGCTGCTGCCATTGAGCATATCAACACCTACGGGTCCCGCCATACCGAGGCGATCGTCACCCGCAATGCCCAAACAGCCGAGGATTTCATGGCCCAAGTCGATGCCGCCGGCGTGTTTCACAACTGCTCGACGCGATTTGCCGATGGGTTCCGCTATGGGTTTGGGGCCGAAGTGGGGATCAGCACCCAAAAACTGCCCCCGCGCGGTCCCGTCGGTCTGGAGGGGTTAGTCACCTATAAATATCAACTGGTGGGTGAGGGTCACCTGTGCGCAACCTATGTTGGACCCAATGCCCGCCCCTTTAGCCACCGGGATCGCTAA